Proteins from a genomic interval of Diaphorobacter sp. HDW4A:
- a CDS encoding hydroxylase → MNPVIENLPKLADAVANEVDAGEKRGYITDEAARLLRDAGVVRMLQPKEFGGDEAHPREFYQVLLELAARAPSVGWVGGVVGVHPFEFAQTDPKLQQEVWGEDKDTWIASPYAFIGRAKRVDGGFILNGQWPFSSGTDHCKWVVLGGKAEKQGGPENEFVEPFHFVLPRKDYDILQDSWQVMGLCGTGSKDVVVKDAFVPDYHTLEVGKLNSREYASKFQPGKALYQVPFDLLFPGAIAAASIGIADGVVRHFSDYSRERVSRMGVKATQNPYHMSALGAAIADLDAAKLQLLTDITDAYEVAKRGERVTDAVQARARVHQVRSVHRAAAAAAEVFKSAGGNANRLSNPIQRQFRDLSVAMGHACNVEDPVYAAFAGSLYGIPKPAGVII, encoded by the coding sequence ATGAACCCCGTCATCGAAAATCTGCCCAAGCTGGCAGACGCCGTTGCGAACGAAGTCGACGCTGGCGAAAAGCGCGGCTACATCACTGATGAAGCGGCCCGCCTGCTGCGCGATGCGGGCGTGGTGCGCATGTTGCAGCCCAAGGAATTTGGCGGCGACGAGGCCCATCCCCGCGAGTTCTATCAAGTGCTGCTGGAGTTGGCAGCGCGCGCTCCATCCGTAGGCTGGGTGGGCGGCGTGGTGGGTGTTCACCCATTCGAATTCGCACAGACCGATCCCAAGCTGCAGCAAGAAGTGTGGGGCGAGGACAAGGACACCTGGATCGCTTCACCCTACGCCTTCATCGGCCGCGCCAAGCGTGTGGATGGTGGGTTCATCCTGAATGGTCAATGGCCGTTTTCTTCGGGCACCGATCACTGCAAGTGGGTGGTGCTGGGTGGCAAGGCTGAAAAGCAGGGCGGCCCCGAAAACGAATTCGTCGAACCCTTCCACTTCGTCCTGCCGCGCAAGGACTACGACATCCTCCAGGATTCCTGGCAAGTGATGGGCCTGTGCGGCACCGGCAGCAAGGACGTGGTGGTCAAGGACGCCTTTGTTCCGGATTACCACACGCTGGAAGTCGGCAAGCTCAACTCCCGCGAATACGCGAGCAAGTTCCAGCCGGGCAAGGCGCTGTACCAGGTGCCGTTCGATCTGCTGTTCCCCGGCGCGATTGCGGCGGCATCGATTGGTATCGCAGACGGCGTGGTGCGTCACTTCTCCGACTACTCGCGTGAACGTGTCTCGCGCATGGGTGTGAAGGCGACGCAGAACCCGTACCACATGTCTGCGCTTGGCGCGGCCATTGCCGATCTGGATGCGGCCAAGCTGCAACTGCTCACCGATATCACCGATGCCTATGAAGTGGCCAAGCGCGGCGAACGCGTGACGGATGCCGTGCAGGCACGTGCACGTGTACATCAGGTGCGCTCCGTGCACCGCGCAGCTGCAGCCGCAGCCGAGGTGTTCAAGAGTGCAGGTGGCAATGCGAACCGCTTGTCCAACCCCATCCAACGCCAGTTCCGTGATCTCTCGGTGGCCATGGGCCATGCCTGCAATGTGGAAGACCCGGTGTACGCCGCATTCGCGGGCTCGCTGTATGGCATTCCCAAGCCGGCCGGCGTGATCATCTGA
- a CDS encoding ATP-binding cassette domain-containing protein, whose product MSDSPSRNGNGNGTRAARLALQSLQRLHVGPVDLAIDASECISITAPSGAGKSVLLRVIADLDPHEGEAFLDGVACSSMSAPVWRKQVTYVPAESGWWDEYVAPHFAKDFDFALWCPKVALNPDARHWQVARLSTGERQRLALLRAIRPDCKVLLLDEPTSGLDPEAITLVESLLQSLLRERGLSIVLVTHSAEQAARMAARQFTLKNGRLERCDKGNE is encoded by the coding sequence ATGAGCGACTCACCATCACGCAATGGCAATGGCAATGGCACCCGCGCTGCCCGACTCGCACTGCAGTCCTTGCAGCGCCTGCATGTCGGGCCCGTTGATCTCGCCATCGATGCGAGCGAATGTATCTCCATCACGGCCCCGTCTGGCGCGGGCAAGAGCGTGTTGCTGCGCGTCATTGCAGACCTCGATCCGCATGAGGGCGAAGCGTTTCTGGATGGCGTGGCCTGCTCGTCGATGAGCGCGCCCGTGTGGCGCAAACAGGTGACCTATGTGCCTGCGGAGTCCGGCTGGTGGGATGAATACGTCGCCCCGCACTTTGCCAAGGATTTCGACTTTGCTCTATGGTGCCCCAAGGTGGCGCTGAACCCGGATGCACGCCACTGGCAGGTCGCGCGCCTGTCCACCGGCGAGCGGCAACGGCTTGCATTGCTGCGTGCGATACGCCCGGACTGCAAGGTGCTGCTGCTCGACGAGCCCACTTCGGGGCTGGACCCCGAGGCCATCACGCTCGTCGAATCCCTGCTCCAATCACTGCTGCGCGAGCGCGGTCTTTCCATCGTGCTGGTCACCCATTCGGCCGAGCAGGCAGCACGCATGGCGGCTCGCCAGTTCACCCTCAAGAATGGGCGTCTCGAACGCTGCGACAAGGGGAATGAATGA
- a CDS encoding alpha/beta fold hydrolase — translation MATLTEQNTSKRIKTKSWEIHYNEAGSGQPLVLVHGGGPGASGWSNFHPNIPYLAERFRVFAVDLPGWGKSQSVQYDQRDNSGALAEFIEALGLGKVAIVGNSMGGSSCIRLAYERPDLVSHLITLGSSAGVPSIFDATGLSEGVKALEGAYFEPGPVSMRKFIAAMAFDTRHVTDEFVQERVDILMSRPDHIEGWKSGHGKPMVRIDQARLAEIKAPTLLIHGRDDRTVPFTSGLHLVRQIPDARLLLVTRCGHWVQLEHTAEFNRNVASFIKGE, via the coding sequence ATGGCCACACTGACTGAACAAAACACCAGCAAACGCATCAAGACCAAGAGTTGGGAGATCCACTACAACGAAGCCGGCAGCGGACAGCCTTTGGTGCTCGTGCATGGCGGTGGCCCCGGTGCTTCGGGCTGGAGCAACTTCCATCCGAACATTCCTTACCTGGCCGAGCGCTTTCGCGTGTTCGCGGTGGACCTGCCGGGCTGGGGCAAGTCGCAGTCGGTCCAGTATGACCAGCGCGACAACAGCGGCGCGCTCGCCGAGTTCATCGAGGCATTGGGCCTGGGCAAGGTGGCGATCGTGGGCAACTCCATGGGGGGCTCGTCGTGCATTCGCCTCGCATACGAGCGTCCGGATCTGGTGAGCCATCTCATCACGCTCGGCTCTTCGGCCGGTGTGCCGAGCATCTTCGATGCGACGGGTCTGAGCGAGGGCGTGAAGGCGCTGGAAGGTGCTTACTTCGAACCCGGCCCGGTTTCGATGCGCAAGTTCATCGCAGCAATGGCGTTCGACACACGTCACGTGACCGACGAGTTCGTGCAGGAGCGCGTGGACATCCTGATGTCGCGTCCTGACCATATCGAAGGCTGGAAGAGCGGCCACGGCAAGCCCATGGTGCGCATCGATCAGGCGCGTCTGGCCGAGATCAAGGCTCCCACGCTACTGATTCACGGTCGTGATGACCGCACGGTGCCGTTCACTTCGGGTCTGCATCTGGTGCGCCAGATTCCTGATGCGCGTCTGCTGCTGGTCACCCGCTGCGGTCACTGGGTGCAGTTGGAGCACACGGCGGAGTTCAACCGCAACGTGGCTTCCTTCATCAAGGGCGAGTGA
- a CDS encoding copper-binding protein: MKQNTQRSTATTTIAALLLGALSAFNAQAQEPAKMDHAGHDMSHASEPAAAPSADSTQVMTDGEVLRVNLAAGKVSIRHAAIANLNMPAMSMVFALKNPAELTKLKEGDKVRFHVERETGALLITQIEVVAQ; encoded by the coding sequence ATGAAGCAAAACACCCAACGCTCCACCGCCACCACAACGATTGCCGCGCTCCTGCTCGGTGCGTTGTCCGCCTTCAACGCGCAAGCGCAGGAGCCCGCCAAGATGGACCACGCGGGCCACGACATGAGCCATGCATCCGAACCCGCTGCTGCCCCATCGGCAGACAGCACACAGGTGATGACCGACGGCGAGGTGCTGCGCGTCAACCTCGCCGCAGGCAAGGTCAGCATCCGCCACGCGGCCATCGCCAACCTGAACATGCCCGCGATGAGCATGGTGTTCGCGCTCAAGAACCCGGCCGAGCTCACCAAGCTCAAGGAAGGCGACAAGGTGCGCTTTCATGTCGAGCGCGAAACCGGTGCGCTGCTGATCACGCAGATCGAGGTCGTGGCGCAGTAG
- a CDS encoding LysR family transcriptional regulator, whose protein sequence is MDICQLRSFVAVAEAGSYIKAADLLNIPQPTLSRQVRTLELELRASLFHRHGRGVRLTEKGAKFVEYARSVIHTMDAALVSVRDNDSVYTGQLVIGLTPSIGRILIPTLAPLLKKNFPLASVRLTEGLSGALYEKVLLGQVDFALVLSPASSPHLTIEPLATEQLYLIGPEPAGAGSAEIGLQELADLPLILPHSNQWTRPAVETAAAKLGMRLRIELEIDSTASTTEIVASGGGYSIMPGSLQSLRSLPQLSWQKIVNPPLEATISLITSTKQPRSKLADAAAMVVKETLKELW, encoded by the coding sequence ATGGATATTTGTCAATTGCGTAGTTTCGTGGCTGTGGCAGAAGCGGGCAGCTATATCAAGGCAGCCGATCTGCTGAACATCCCTCAGCCCACGCTGAGCAGGCAGGTGCGCACGCTCGAGCTGGAGCTGCGGGCCAGCCTGTTTCATCGCCATGGCCGGGGCGTTCGCCTTACCGAAAAGGGTGCCAAGTTCGTCGAATACGCGCGCTCGGTGATTCACACGATGGATGCGGCGCTGGTGTCGGTGCGTGACAACGACTCGGTCTACACCGGGCAACTGGTCATCGGCCTCACGCCCAGCATCGGCCGCATTCTGATCCCCACGCTCGCGCCATTGTTGAAGAAGAACTTCCCGCTGGCCTCGGTTCGGCTGACGGAGGGATTGTCGGGCGCGCTCTATGAAAAGGTGCTGCTCGGGCAGGTGGACTTTGCCTTGGTTCTGAGTCCTGCGAGCTCGCCCCACCTCACCATCGAGCCGCTGGCCACCGAGCAACTGTATCTGATCGGGCCGGAACCGGCAGGCGCGGGCAGCGCCGAAATCGGACTGCAGGAGCTGGCCGATCTGCCGCTGATTCTTCCGCACAGCAACCAGTGGACAAGGCCCGCCGTGGAAACGGCTGCCGCCAAGCTCGGCATGCGTCTGCGCATCGAGTTGGAGATCGATTCGACGGCATCCACCACCGAAATCGTCGCCAGTGGCGGCGGCTATTCCATCATGCCGGGCAGCCTGCAGTCGCTGCGTTCGCTGCCGCAACTGTCGTGGCAGAAGATCGTCAATCCGCCGCTCGAAGCCACGATCAGCTTGATCACTTCAACCAAGCAGCCGCGCAGCAAGCTGGCGGATGCCGCCGCCATGGTGGTCAAGGAAACGCTCAAGGAGCTATGGTGA
- a CDS encoding DoxX family protein, which translates to MNKNATDNPSQDTIQINGWFTGTLIITFFRLMLGAWMIVNGLNHLLPMWGLPNIYPQPLGTLHLSNVMLVTMIETGLFDYVKVAELLVGLCLVFNRFVPLALVIALPLGLVVFYNSIVLNLRFERIFSFFMAVWCTYMNIVLLLAYIKYYIPMLQFKAPVGKIEDLRQIKNIFGSDEQAKND; encoded by the coding sequence ATGAACAAAAACGCCACCGACAACCCAAGCCAGGACACCATCCAGATCAACGGATGGTTCACCGGCACCCTGATCATCACCTTCTTCCGCCTCATGCTCGGCGCCTGGATGATCGTCAACGGCCTCAACCATCTGCTGCCGATGTGGGGCCTGCCCAATATCTATCCGCAGCCGCTGGGCACGCTGCATCTCTCCAACGTCATGCTGGTTACCATGATCGAGACCGGTTTGTTCGACTATGTGAAGGTTGCCGAACTGCTGGTGGGCCTGTGCCTCGTGTTCAACCGCTTTGTGCCGTTGGCGCTGGTGATCGCGCTGCCGCTGGGGCTGGTGGTGTTCTACAACTCCATCGTGCTGAATCTGCGCTTTGAGCGGATCTTCAGCTTCTTCATGGCCGTGTGGTGCACGTACATGAACATCGTTCTGCTGCTGGCCTACATCAAGTACTACATCCCGATGCTGCAGTTCAAGGCACCGGTCGGGAAGATCGAAGATCTCCGCCAGATCAAGAACATTTTCGGCTCCGATGAGCAGGCCAAGAACGACTGA
- a CDS encoding flavin reductase: MQNVQTPIDSDQFRAVLGNYPTGVAVVTGLDASGEPMGMVVGTFTSVSLHPPLVAFLPMKTSRSFNVLREASERFCINMLAADQEGICRTLAAPGERKFDAVKWHPSPAGNPIIDGVVAWIDCEYANVVDGGDHFIVLGAVKTMGLERDALPLLFFQRGYGRFSTGPLVLVNDRDVFQSVRLAEVARDEIEAVAKELGVGCSVVAPAGTDSVYVAVADHSTAQRGKNRLGARAPLTPPLGALFVDGVNAIAEDAWLARLGKCSAETLARARDQLQRVRERRWSMSLLGEQSSEALDAALELYSCPHRTPEQERRFLSTVSAMFDMHEPMQIEEAQTYQLLHLTVPVQNKRGETVLALRLSEFPVELPGEQVKALLGRLQDAAERVERLIACISE; encoded by the coding sequence ATGCAAAACGTTCAAACCCCAATCGACAGCGACCAGTTTCGCGCAGTGCTAGGCAACTATCCGACCGGCGTGGCCGTCGTCACCGGCCTTGATGCGTCGGGCGAGCCGATGGGCATGGTGGTGGGTACGTTCACCTCGGTGTCCCTCCACCCGCCGCTGGTCGCGTTTCTGCCGATGAAGACTTCGCGCTCGTTCAACGTGCTGCGCGAAGCCTCTGAGCGCTTCTGCATCAACATGCTGGCCGCCGATCAGGAAGGCATTTGCCGCACGCTGGCGGCACCCGGAGAGCGCAAGTTCGATGCGGTGAAGTGGCACCCCAGCCCGGCGGGCAACCCCATCATCGACGGCGTGGTGGCGTGGATCGACTGCGAATACGCGAACGTCGTCGATGGCGGTGATCACTTCATCGTGCTTGGTGCCGTCAAGACGATGGGGCTGGAGCGCGATGCCCTGCCGCTGCTGTTTTTCCAGCGCGGCTACGGCCGCTTTTCCACGGGGCCGCTGGTGCTGGTCAACGACCGCGATGTGTTCCAGTCGGTGCGTCTGGCCGAGGTGGCGCGCGACGAGATCGAGGCCGTGGCCAAGGAATTGGGCGTGGGCTGCAGCGTGGTGGCACCGGCCGGTACCGATTCCGTCTACGTCGCCGTGGCCGATCATTCGACTGCGCAGCGCGGCAAGAACCGCCTCGGTGCGCGCGCACCGCTGACGCCGCCGTTGGGCGCGCTGTTCGTCGACGGCGTCAATGCCATTGCCGAAGATGCCTGGCTGGCGCGCCTTGGCAAGTGCAGCGCAGAGACGCTGGCGCGTGCCAGAGACCAGCTCCAGCGCGTGCGTGAGCGGCGCTGGTCCATGTCGCTGCTTGGCGAGCAGAGTTCCGAAGCGCTGGACGCCGCGCTCGAGCTGTATTCATGCCCACATCGCACGCCAGAGCAGGAGCGGCGTTTTCTCTCGACCGTCTCCGCCATGTTCGACATGCACGAGCCGATGCAGATCGAAGAAGCGCAGACCTACCAACTGCTGCATCTGACTGTTCCGGTGCAGAACAAGCGTGGCGAGACCGTGCTGGCGCTGCGCCTGAGCGAGTTCCCGGTGGAGCTGCCTGGCGAACAGGTCAAGGCGCTGCTTGGGCGACTGCAGGACGCGGCCGAACGCGTCGAGCGTCTGATCGCCTGCATTTCCGAATGA
- a CDS encoding plastocyanin/azurin family copper-binding protein, which produces MNRISFFTAAALLALSSAAFSHGNESHAANAPTAKEQKDWGIAGDADKAQRTITLRMTDDMRFTPDHFSVKRGETVRLRVENKGVVMHEVVLGTKQSLQEHADLMLKFPEMEHAEPYMAHVAPAKREDLVWQFNRAGSFDFACLIAGHFQAGMRGTFTVTQ; this is translated from the coding sequence ATGAATCGAATCTCGTTTTTCACGGCTGCAGCGCTCCTCGCGCTGTCTTCAGCGGCGTTCTCGCACGGTAATGAAAGCCATGCCGCGAACGCGCCCACCGCAAAGGAACAGAAGGACTGGGGCATCGCCGGAGACGCCGACAAGGCCCAGCGCACCATCACCCTGCGCATGACCGACGACATGCGCTTCACTCCCGACCACTTCAGCGTGAAGCGCGGCGAGACCGTGCGCCTGCGCGTGGAGAACAAGGGCGTCGTCATGCATGAGGTGGTGCTCGGCACCAAGCAGTCGCTCCAGGAGCATGCAGATCTGATGCTGAAGTTCCCCGAGATGGAGCACGCCGAGCCCTACATGGCCCACGTCGCACCGGCCAAGCGCGAAGACCTCGTCTGGCAGTTCAACCGGGCGGGAAGTTTCGATTTTGCCTGCCTCATCGCAGGACATTTTCAGGCGGGCATGCGCGGCACTTTCACGGTGACTCAATGA
- a CDS encoding VOC family protein has product MITSLAYFGVNSPAFKEWETFGPEVLGCELVAQEADGAVRLRFDEMAYRMAIHPGDKHGVAYIGWATMGEAGIAPILERLKAFGVNVQRATAQEAATRMVLGYYWFVDPAGLRHELAWGQIRPRNMFRPGRAMSGFRTGDQGLGHVVLAVPDLAEGDRFYRDVLGFQLSDTVADGPIFAHFYHVNGRHHSLAIARSPNNRAAFLHLMVEVNSLEDVGRGLDLCEERGVPVTRTLGCHTNDQMTSFYLQSPSSFRVEYGWGGLEVDEHWEPRYYDRTSTWGHKHQHKELSPFLEIEAPAAAG; this is encoded by the coding sequence ATGATCACTTCGCTCGCCTATTTCGGCGTGAATTCACCCGCTTTCAAGGAGTGGGAGACTTTCGGTCCCGAGGTTCTGGGTTGTGAACTGGTGGCGCAAGAGGCAGATGGAGCGGTGCGCCTTCGCTTTGACGAGATGGCCTATCGCATGGCGATTCACCCGGGCGACAAGCACGGCGTCGCCTACATCGGCTGGGCCACCATGGGCGAAGCGGGCATTGCTCCGATTCTGGAGCGACTGAAGGCCTTTGGCGTGAACGTGCAGCGCGCAACCGCGCAGGAGGCTGCCACGCGCATGGTGCTGGGCTACTACTGGTTTGTGGACCCTGCGGGGCTGCGGCACGAACTGGCCTGGGGGCAGATACGTCCTCGCAACATGTTCCGCCCGGGTCGTGCGATGAGCGGTTTCCGCACAGGTGACCAGGGCTTGGGACATGTGGTGTTGGCAGTGCCGGATCTCGCCGAGGGCGACCGCTTCTACCGCGATGTGCTGGGCTTCCAGTTGTCCGACACGGTGGCGGATGGACCGATTTTTGCGCACTTCTATCACGTCAACGGCCGTCACCATTCGCTGGCGATTGCTCGCTCACCCAACAACCGCGCGGCGTTCCTGCACCTGATGGTGGAAGTGAATTCGCTCGAAGATGTGGGCCGCGGCCTCGATCTGTGCGAAGAGCGCGGCGTGCCTGTCACGCGCACGCTGGGCTGCCACACCAATGATCAGATGACCTCGTTCTATCTGCAATCGCCATCGTCATTCCGGGTCGAGTACGGGTGGGGTGGCCTTGAAGTGGATGAGCACTGGGAGCCGCGTTACTACGACCGCACCAGCACCTGGGGACACAAACATCAGCACAAAGAGCTGTCTCCGTTTCTGGAGATCGAAGCTCCTGCAGCCGCCGGTTGA
- a CDS encoding multicopper oxidase family protein codes for MQRRSFFAGAATAVAAASVSRVALAALPEPASQSSAETAAPLVPPNGRPYRPVVTLNGWTTPWRMNHGVKEFHLVAEPVVREVAPGFSVNMWGYNGQSPGPTIEVVEGDRVRIFVTNRLPEHTTIHWHGQRLPNGMDGVGGLTQPHIAPGKTFVYDFVARRPGTFMYHPHADEMTQMAMGMMGLWITHPKAAHPLIANVDRDYAFLLSAYDVEPGAMTPRVNEMTDFNIWTFNSRVFPAISPLVAKQGDRVRMRVGNLTMTNHPIHIHGHEFEVTGTDGGPVPKTARWPEVTTDVAVGQMRQMEFIADELGDWAMHCHKSHHTMGAMGHDVPTMIGVDHRGLVSKIQKIVPDYMVMGERGMGDMGAMEMPLPDNTFPMMTGTGPFGPLEMGGMFTTLKVRAQLGASDYRDPGWFKHPQGTVAQEWTGAPPDSTAPRQTAPGTAPRAPSVRKPGTDGGHGSHH; via the coding sequence ATGCAACGCCGCAGTTTCTTTGCAGGCGCAGCCACCGCAGTGGCCGCCGCATCCGTCAGCCGCGTGGCCCTGGCCGCGCTGCCCGAACCCGCCAGCCAATCGTCGGCCGAGACCGCCGCACCGCTGGTGCCACCCAACGGCAGGCCGTATCGCCCCGTGGTCACGCTCAACGGCTGGACCACGCCGTGGCGCATGAACCATGGCGTGAAAGAGTTTCACCTCGTGGCCGAACCCGTGGTGCGCGAAGTCGCGCCCGGTTTCTCGGTCAACATGTGGGGCTACAACGGCCAGAGCCCCGGCCCGACCATCGAGGTGGTCGAGGGCGACCGGGTGCGCATCTTCGTGACCAACCGCCTGCCCGAGCACACCACCATCCACTGGCACGGCCAGCGCCTGCCCAACGGCATGGACGGCGTGGGCGGGCTCACCCAGCCGCACATTGCGCCGGGCAAGACCTTCGTCTACGACTTCGTCGCACGCCGACCCGGCACCTTCATGTACCACCCGCATGCCGACGAGATGACGCAGATGGCGATGGGCATGATGGGCCTGTGGATCACGCATCCAAAGGCCGCTCATCCGCTGATCGCCAATGTGGATCGCGATTACGCCTTTCTGCTGTCGGCCTACGACGTGGAGCCCGGCGCGATGACGCCGCGCGTCAACGAGATGACGGACTTCAACATCTGGACCTTCAACAGCCGCGTGTTCCCCGCCATCAGCCCGCTGGTAGCCAAACAGGGCGACCGCGTGCGCATGCGCGTGGGCAATCTCACGATGACCAATCATCCGATCCACATCCACGGCCATGAATTCGAGGTCACCGGCACCGACGGCGGCCCCGTGCCCAAAACCGCGCGCTGGCCCGAGGTGACCACCGATGTGGCCGTGGGCCAGATGCGGCAGATGGAGTTCATCGCCGACGAACTCGGCGACTGGGCAATGCACTGCCACAAGAGCCACCACACCATGGGCGCGATGGGGCACGACGTGCCGACCATGATCGGCGTGGACCATCGCGGGCTGGTCTCGAAGATCCAGAAGATCGTGCCCGACTACATGGTGATGGGCGAGCGCGGCATGGGCGACATGGGTGCTATGGAAATGCCCCTGCCCGACAACACCTTCCCGATGATGACCGGCACCGGCCCATTCGGCCCGCTGGAAATGGGCGGCATGTTCACCACGCTCAAGGTGCGCGCGCAGCTTGGCGCGAGCGACTACCGCGATCCGGGCTGGTTCAAGCACCCGCAGGGCACGGTCGCGCAGGAATGGACGGGTGCGCCGCCCGACTCCACCGCCCCGCGCCAGACCGCGCCCGGCACCGCGCCACGCGCGCCGTCCGTGCGCAAGCCGGGTACCGATGGCGGCCACGGATCGCATCATTGA
- a CDS encoding DUF411 domain-containing protein produces MVGIAASIALTAIPALTSTPAKIAVEVWKDPNCGCCGDWIKHMEDNGFAVTAHDSGNTAMRAKLGLPARLGSCHTALVGSYLLEGHVPASDVHKLLKQKPKALGLTVPGMPVGSPGMDGPDYGGRKDPYEVLLVTRNLMNSDVSTSVFTSYR; encoded by the coding sequence ATGGTCGGCATCGCCGCCAGCATCGCGCTGACTGCGATTCCCGCTCTGACCAGCACGCCCGCAAAAATAGCAGTCGAAGTCTGGAAAGACCCAAACTGCGGCTGCTGCGGCGACTGGATCAAGCACATGGAAGACAACGGCTTTGCCGTCACCGCGCACGACAGCGGCAACACGGCAATGCGAGCCAAGCTCGGCCTGCCCGCGCGGCTCGGCTCGTGCCACACGGCGCTCGTTGGAAGCTATCTGCTCGAAGGCCATGTGCCCGCGTCCGACGTGCACAAATTGCTCAAGCAAAAGCCCAAGGCGCTCGGCCTCACCGTGCCCGGCATGCCCGTGGGCAGCCCCGGCATGGACGGCCCTGACTACGGCGGCCGCAAGGACCCGTACGAGGTGCTGCTCGTCACCCGCAATCTCATGAACAGCGACGTCTCTACCAGCGTGTTCACGAGCTACCGCTGA
- a CDS encoding TolC family protein, with translation MRRLSVLAAALVLAGCASVSPDGLRGDVQEQTQSRLPKDAQLPSANSNAEADEQKRIGEWLQKPVDQDTAVRIALLNNPDLQVQLASLAVEDAERAQALTLFNPTLTLGRFTNAHEIEFERELAFGLVNIITLPWRSRWLGWQMERSTLQASQNVLTLAADTRRAWLRAVAAEQALIANEKMNDAAQLGAELARRMAAVGNFNRLQQARELSIAQESAAQLARARLNATLEREQLARLMGLWGTQTAFELPKQLPAIPKSASELRAGDDAEATALRERLDLRALRRDLDVTADRGGWSRVGAVFGDIGVTYSNNRAKDRESGHVEKTRGWELELPLPIFDWGGSASARTRAEVQRSAAQLQSAALRARSEARTNWSRYRTAWDLAHQQQAEVLPLAKQVQDETMLRYNGMFDSVWQLLAQARTTTQVVVNATNAQRDFWIAETDLQLALTGTSPGGIAPFAATTSNSNNNESGGH, from the coding sequence ATGCGACGTCTTTCCGTTCTGGCTGCCGCACTGGTGCTCGCGGGCTGTGCGAGCGTGTCGCCCGATGGGCTGCGCGGCGATGTGCAGGAGCAGACGCAGAGCCGCCTGCCCAAAGATGCGCAGTTGCCTTCGGCCAACAGCAATGCCGAGGCTGATGAACAAAAGCGCATTGGTGAATGGTTGCAGAAGCCGGTCGATCAGGACACGGCTGTGCGCATCGCGCTTCTGAACAATCCCGATCTGCAGGTGCAGCTCGCAAGCCTGGCGGTCGAGGATGCAGAGCGCGCTCAGGCGCTGACGCTGTTCAATCCGACGCTCACGCTGGGCCGTTTCACCAACGCGCATGAAATCGAGTTCGAGCGCGAGCTGGCGTTCGGCCTGGTCAACATCATCACCCTGCCCTGGCGTTCGCGCTGGCTCGGTTGGCAGATGGAGCGCTCCACCCTGCAGGCATCGCAGAACGTGCTGACGCTGGCGGCCGACACGCGCCGTGCCTGGCTGCGCGCGGTGGCGGCAGAGCAGGCGCTGATCGCCAACGAGAAGATGAATGATGCGGCCCAGCTCGGAGCCGAACTGGCACGTCGCATGGCCGCAGTCGGCAACTTCAACCGGCTGCAGCAGGCGCGCGAGTTGTCGATTGCGCAGGAGTCTGCGGCGCAACTGGCGCGGGCGCGGTTGAACGCCACGTTGGAGCGCGAACAGCTTGCTCGGCTGATGGGCCTGTGGGGCACGCAGACGGCGTTCGAACTGCCCAAACAATTGCCCGCGATTCCCAAGAGTGCCAGCGAATTGCGCGCAGGTGATGATGCGGAAGCCACGGCGCTGCGCGAGCGGCTCGATCTGCGCGCGCTGCGTCGCGATCTCGACGTGACAGCGGATCGCGGCGGCTGGTCAAGAGTCGGCGCGGTGTTTGGTGACATTGGCGTGACCTACTCCAACAACCGTGCGAAGGACCGCGAGAGCGGCCACGTCGAAAAGACGCGCGGCTGGGAGCTTGAGCTGCCACTGCCGATCTTCGATTGGGGTGGCTCGGCCTCCGCGCGCACCCGTGCCGAGGTGCAGCGCAGCGCCGCACAACTGCAATCCGCAGCGCTGCGTGCGCGCAGCGAAGCGCGCACCAACTGGTCGCGCTACCGCACAGCGTGGGATCTTGCACATCAACAACAGGCCGAGGTGCTGCCGCTCGCCAAGCAGGTGCAGGACGAGACCATGCTGCGCTACAACGGCATGTTCGACAGCGTCTGGCAACTGCTCGCGCAGGCCCGCACCACGACGCAGGTGGTGGTCAACGCCACCAACGCGCAGCGCGACTTCTGGATTGCAGAGACTGATCTGCAACTGGCGCTGACCGGCACCTCGCCGGGCGGCATCGCGCCCTTCGCAGCAACCACATCCAACAGCAACAACAACGAAAGCGGAGGCCACTGA